A genomic window from Deltaproteobacteria bacterium includes:
- a CDS encoding trypsin-like peptidase domain-containing protein — protein sequence MTKKLVLNALKSKLSTFKYCCGNIFPNKKLDGHATLPDLFGQYKKTIVPINVEKPNGDLDCGTGFHIGDGYIVTARHVVEGMKKVEIEKKEIQVGDILYHKDVKVDLAVIRSNFNLNHWMEKTKVRGRERQKKIDRIQLGGHLDDWIGDEFILSSALIVGYPQIPRSKFQVPIAAYAQVGAVMDEYSSPHPYFILNTTARGGYSGGPVISEGGFLLGVVTDCFYHHGKPYETGFMAAITVEPLLLMLQDHGIKIKGNENILDEL from the coding sequence ATGACCAAGAAGTTAGTCCTAAATGCCTTGAAATCAAAACTTTCTACTTTCAAATATTGCTGTGGAAATATTTTTCCAAATAAAAAACTGGACGGACATGCTACGCTTCCCGATCTTTTTGGACAGTACAAGAAAACGATAGTCCCAATAAATGTCGAAAAGCCTAACGGCGACCTTGATTGCGGGACAGGTTTTCACATCGGTGATGGTTATATCGTGACAGCTCGACATGTCGTAGAGGGAATGAAAAAAGTTGAAATTGAAAAGAAAGAGATTCAAGTCGGAGACATTCTTTACCACAAGGATGTCAAAGTTGATCTGGCCGTTATCAGATCTAATTTTAATTTGAATCATTGGATGGAAAAAACAAAAGTAAGAGGCCGGGAACGACAGAAAAAAATTGATCGTATCCAACTTGGTGGGCATTTAGATGATTGGATCGGTGACGAATTTATTTTGTCGTCAGCGTTAATCGTTGGATACCCACAAATTCCCCGATCTAAATTTCAGGTTCCTATTGCTGCCTACGCTCAAGTCGGCGCGGTGATGGACGAATATTCGTCTCCGCATCCCTACTTTATTCTTAATACAACTGCGCGAGGCGGTTATAGTGGTGGCCCTGTAATTTCCGAAGGGGGATTTCTGCTCGGTGTGGTTACAGATTGCTTTTATCACCACGGAAAGCCCTACGAAACAGGGTTCATGGCAGCAATTACGGTAGAGCCACTTCTATTAATGCTCCAAGATCACGGAATCAAAATTAAGGGGAACGAGAACATTCTTGACGAACTATAA